The Vescimonas coprocola genome includes a window with the following:
- a CDS encoding Tex family protein, protein MQTIAELLAQELGASPVHVQNVIDLLDQGNTIPFIARYRKELHGSMDDTALRKLEDRLNYLRNLEQRRQEVKSAIEGQEKLTPELAEAIDHARTLAEVEDLYRPYKQKRRTRATVAREKGLAPLAELLLAQRRDCPDPMQAAQGFIDPEKGVETAADALQGANDIVAELLSDDAAIRKTLRELLRRQGRLRSLATGEEDSVYRLYYDFEQPLPKLAGHQILAINRGEKEGFLSVTVLLERETGLTALRRAVVRPGSAAMEFIKSACEDAYDRLIYPSLEREARSDLTERACEGAIQTFALNLKPLLMQPPVKGHVTMGLDPGYAHGCKVAVIDATGKVLDTTVVYPTYGQRQKQEAIARLGAMIQRHHVEHIAIGNGTASRETEQMAVELIHTLGGGVSYMMVSEAGASVYSASKLAAEEFPEYDVNLRSAVSIARRMQDPLAELVKIDPKAIGVGQYQHDMPQKRLDETLGGVVEDCVNAVGVDVNTASASLLGRVAGLNGTTAKNIVKYREENGAFTTRRQLLKVPKVGPKAFQQCAGFLRVPESRNVLDHTGVHPESYPAAEQLLTLCGYTAADVGAAAMSQLPQKVRAIGEENTARQIGVGVPTLQDVVQELVKPGRDVRDDLPAPILRTDVLDIKDLRPGMELTGTVRNVVDFGVFVDIGVHQDGLVHISQICDRFIKHPSQAVAVGDVVKVVVLEVDEKKHRISLSMRQAAGKK, encoded by the coding sequence ATGCAGACCATTGCAGAACTTCTGGCTCAGGAGCTGGGAGCCTCTCCTGTCCATGTGCAGAACGTCATCGACCTGCTGGATCAGGGCAACACCATTCCCTTCATCGCCCGCTACCGGAAGGAGCTTCACGGCAGCATGGACGACACCGCCCTGCGAAAGCTGGAGGACCGGCTGAACTATCTTCGGAATCTGGAACAGCGGCGGCAGGAGGTAAAGTCCGCCATCGAGGGACAGGAGAAGCTGACGCCGGAGCTGGCGGAGGCCATTGACCACGCCCGGACGCTGGCGGAGGTGGAGGATCTGTACCGCCCCTATAAGCAAAAGCGCCGCACCCGTGCCACCGTGGCCCGTGAAAAAGGGCTGGCGCCGCTGGCGGAGCTGCTGCTGGCCCAGCGGCGGGACTGCCCCGACCCCATGCAGGCGGCGCAGGGCTTCATCGACCCGGAGAAGGGGGTGGAGACGGCCGCCGACGCCCTGCAGGGAGCCAACGACATCGTGGCGGAGCTTCTGTCGGATGACGCCGCCATCCGCAAGACCCTGCGGGAGCTGCTGCGCCGTCAGGGGCGGCTGCGGAGTCTGGCCACCGGGGAGGAGGACTCCGTCTACCGGCTGTACTACGACTTTGAGCAGCCCCTCCCCAAGCTGGCGGGACATCAGATATTAGCTATCAACCGGGGTGAGAAGGAGGGCTTCCTCTCCGTTACCGTGCTGCTGGAACGGGAGACAGGACTCACCGCCCTGCGCCGGGCGGTGGTCAGGCCCGGCTCTGCGGCCATGGAGTTTATCAAGAGCGCCTGCGAGGACGCCTATGACCGGCTCATCTATCCCTCGCTGGAGCGGGAGGCCCGCAGCGACCTGACGGAGCGGGCCTGCGAGGGGGCCATCCAGACCTTCGCCCTGAACCTGAAGCCCCTGCTGATGCAGCCGCCGGTGAAGGGCCACGTCACCATGGGGCTGGACCCCGGCTATGCCCACGGCTGCAAGGTGGCGGTCATCGATGCCACCGGCAAGGTGCTGGATACCACGGTGGTGTATCCCACCTATGGCCAGCGGCAGAAGCAGGAGGCCATCGCCCGGCTGGGGGCCATGATCCAGCGGCACCATGTGGAGCACATCGCCATCGGCAACGGCACCGCCAGCCGGGAGACGGAGCAGATGGCGGTGGAGCTGATCCATACCTTAGGGGGCGGCGTCAGCTATATGATGGTCAGCGAGGCCGGGGCCTCCGTGTACTCCGCCAGCAAGCTGGCGGCGGAGGAGTTCCCGGAGTATGACGTAAACCTCCGCAGTGCCGTGTCCATCGCCCGCCGGATGCAGGACCCGCTGGCGGAGCTGGTGAAGATCGACCCCAAGGCCATTGGCGTGGGGCAGTACCAGCACGATATGCCCCAGAAGCGGCTGGATGAGACGCTGGGCGGCGTGGTGGAGGATTGCGTCAACGCCGTGGGCGTGGACGTGAATACCGCCTCCGCCAGCCTGCTGGGCCGGGTGGCGGGCCTGAATGGCACCACCGCCAAAAACATCGTCAAATACCGGGAGGAGAACGGAGCCTTCACCACCCGGCGGCAGCTGCTGAAGGTACCCAAGGTAGGCCCCAAGGCCTTCCAGCAGTGCGCCGGCTTCCTGCGGGTGCCGGAGAGCCGCAATGTGCTGGATCACACCGGCGTCCACCCGGAGAGCTATCCGGCGGCGGAGCAGCTGCTGACCCTGTGCGGCTATACGGCGGCGGACGTGGGCGCCGCCGCCATGAGTCAGCTGCCCCAGAAGGTGCGGGCCATAGGGGAGGAAAACACCGCCCGGCAGATCGGCGTGGGCGTTCCCACTTTACAGGATGTGGTGCAGGAGCTGGTGAAGCCCGGACGGGACGTGCGGGACGATCTGCCGGCCCCCATCCTGCGGACCGACGTGCTGGACATCAAGGATTTAAGGCCCGGCATGGAGCTGACGGGGACGGTCCGCAATGTGGTGGACTTCGGCGTGTTCGTGGACATCGGCGTCCATCAGGACGGGCTGGTGCATATCTCTCAGATCTGCGACCGCTTCATCAAGCACCCCTCTCAGGCCGTGGCCGTGGGCGACGTGGTGAAGGTAGTGGTGCTGGAGGTGGATGAAAAGAAACACCGCATCAGCCTCTCCATGCGTCAGGCCGCCGGAAAGAAGTAA
- a CDS encoding YbaB/EbfC family nucleoid-associated protein, giving the protein MAKGYSARGGFSGGGSAMRQQQMQQKLLKMQQDMAAAQEAVENASFTASVGGGVVQATVSGKKELTALTVKPEAVDPEDVEMLQDLVISAVNEALRQADEAMNSSMQSFTGGLNLPGFGL; this is encoded by the coding sequence ATGGCAAAAGGATACAGCGCACGGGGAGGCTTCTCCGGCGGCGGAAGCGCCATGCGCCAGCAGCAGATGCAGCAGAAGCTGCTGAAGATGCAGCAGGATATGGCGGCGGCACAGGAAGCGGTGGAAAACGCCAGCTTCACCGCCTCAGTGGGCGGCGGTGTGGTGCAGGCCACCGTGTCCGGCAAGAAGGAGCTGACGGCCCTGACCGTCAAGCCGGAGGCCGTGGACCCGGAGGATGTGGAGATGCTGCAGGATCTGGTGATCTCTGCGGTGAACGAGGCCCTGCGCCAGGCGGACGAGGCCATGAACAGCTCCATGCAGAGCTTCACCGGCGGTCTGAATCTTCCCGGCTTCGGCCTGTGA
- a CDS encoding DUF1846 domain-containing protein, producing the protein MVKIGFDNEKYLALQAEHIRQRMSQFGGKLYLEFGGKLFDDYHASRVLPGFQPDSKIRMLETIRDDVEIVIAICAGDIEKNKTRGDLGIGYDQDVLRLIDVFRGLGFYVGSVVITQYAGQPAADAFIHRLTALGVRSCRHYPIAGYPSDVAHIVSDEGLGKNDYIETSRSIVVVTAPGPGSGKMATCLSQLYHDHKRGIRAGYAKYETFPIWNLPLKHPVNLAYEAATADLNDVNMIDPFHLEAYGKTTVNYNRDVEIFPVLNAMFQRIQGSSPYRSPTDMGVNMAGFAIVDDEACREASRMEILRRYYAGMVDRVRGKADDSVVRKLEIVMQQADVTPDICPAVAASLQVAESTGMPAGAMVLPDGRIVTGKNSSLLGPSAALLMNAIKALAGIDKDLDLLPASIIAPISDMKISHLGHHNPRLHSDEVLIALSISAVTNPLAELVLKKLDELRGCDAHFSIILSEEDTKLYNRLGIHVSCEPKYEIKKLYHK; encoded by the coding sequence ATGGTGAAGATCGGATTTGACAACGAAAAGTATCTGGCCCTGCAGGCCGAGCACATCCGCCAGCGCATGAGCCAGTTCGGCGGCAAGCTGTATCTGGAGTTCGGCGGCAAGCTCTTTGATGACTACCACGCCTCCCGTGTGCTGCCGGGCTTCCAGCCGGACAGTAAGATCCGGATGCTGGAGACCATCCGGGACGACGTGGAGATCGTCATCGCCATCTGTGCCGGAGACATCGAAAAGAACAAGACCCGTGGTGATCTGGGCATCGGCTACGATCAGGACGTGCTGCGGCTCATCGACGTGTTCCGGGGGCTGGGGTTCTATGTGGGCTCCGTGGTCATCACCCAGTACGCCGGCCAGCCTGCGGCGGATGCCTTCATCCACCGGCTGACGGCACTGGGGGTCCGCAGCTGCCGCCACTATCCCATCGCCGGGTATCCCTCGGACGTGGCCCACATCGTCTCCGACGAGGGCTTGGGTAAAAACGACTACATCGAGACCAGCCGCTCCATCGTGGTGGTGACGGCCCCCGGCCCCGGCAGCGGCAAGATGGCCACCTGCCTGAGCCAGCTGTACCACGACCATAAGCGGGGCATCCGGGCGGGCTATGCCAAGTACGAGACCTTCCCCATCTGGAACCTGCCGCTGAAGCACCCGGTGAATCTGGCCTACGAGGCCGCCACGGCAGACCTCAACGACGTGAATATGATCGACCCCTTCCATTTGGAGGCCTATGGCAAGACCACGGTGAACTACAACCGGGATGTGGAGATCTTCCCGGTGCTCAACGCCATGTTCCAGCGCATCCAGGGCTCCTCCCCCTACCGCTCCCCCACGGACATGGGGGTGAACATGGCGGGCTTCGCCATCGTAGACGACGAGGCGTGCCGAGAGGCCAGCCGCATGGAGATCCTGCGCCGGTACTATGCCGGCATGGTGGACCGGGTCCGGGGCAAGGCCGATGACAGCGTGGTGCGGAAGCTGGAGATCGTCATGCAGCAGGCGGACGTGACGCCGGACATCTGCCCGGCGGTGGCGGCGTCTTTGCAGGTGGCGGAGTCCACGGGGATGCCCGCCGGGGCCATGGTGCTGCCGGACGGTCGCATCGTCACCGGCAAAAACAGCTCCCTGCTGGGGCCGTCGGCGGCGCTTCTGATGAACGCCATTAAGGCCCTTGCCGGCATCGACAAGGATCTGGACCTGCTGCCGGCCTCCATCATCGCCCCCATCAGCGACATGAAGATCTCCCATCTGGGCCACCACAACCCCCGGCTGCACTCCGACGAGGTGCTCATCGCCCTGTCCATCTCCGCCGTCACCAACCCTCTGGCGGAGCTGGTGCTGAAGAAGCTGGACGAGCTGCGGGGCTGCGATGCCCACTTCTCCATCATCCTGTCGGAGGAGGACACGAAGCTGTATAACCGGCTGGGCATCCACGTCAGCTGTGAGCCTAAGTACGAGATCAAGAAGCTGTATCACAAGTAA
- a CDS encoding sporulation transcriptional regulator SpoIIID: protein MKGNMEQRACDLALYVIESRGTVRSAAKKFGISKSTVHKDLSERLPAFNRGLYLQVKQVLEENKAQRHIRGGLATRRKYKGE from the coding sequence ATCAAAGGCAACATGGAGCAGCGGGCGTGCGATCTCGCCCTTTACGTCATAGAGAGCCGTGGAACCGTCCGTTCCGCCGCCAAAAAGTTCGGCATCAGCAAATCCACCGTCCACAAGGATCTGTCGGAGCGGCTCCCGGCCTTTAATCGGGGGCTGTATCTTCAGGTGAAGCAGGTTTTGGAGGAGAATAAAGCCCAGCGGCATATCCGGGGCGGTCTCGCCACCCGCCGGAAGTATAAGGGCGAATAG